A stretch of DNA from Granulicella pectinivorans:
GACGGCGAGCGATCATAGGCCAAAGCCCCGTATGGTTGAAGTGTAGAGCGTCAAAAGACATCCAGCCGCGATGGCAATGCCGTAAGGCAGACGAAGCGTTGCCGGATTGGAAACATTGAGTTCAGGATGCGGAGTCAAGCCCTCTTCGCGATGGTGTACGGCGAGGCGAAGCATATTGCGCAGCGTCGCGAGCAGGCGTCCATGGATTGCGGCAAGGACCAGTCCCATCACGCCGCCTGCAAGTGTCGTAAAGATAAGCAACGGTGCCGTGTTTCCGAGACCCACCAGGGCGGAGGCAGCGGCGATCAGCTTGACATCGCCCGCCCCCATGCCACCTGCTACGTAAAAGAAGAGAAAGATCGAGCCGGCGATGAGGGCTGCTGCCAGCGAGCTCAGGAGCCCGCGCCACCCATCGAGGCTCAGGTGAAGACACAGACCCGCAATCAATGCTGAACCCGTGAGACTGTTCGGAATCTTCCGGCTGCGAATATCCGTCACAGCGGCTGCAAGCCCGCACACCACAGCAAACACCGGATAGATCAAATCTTTATCGATTGACATCTGCGTCTCCCCCGACACACTTTCATCTCACGCTGCGCAGAGTGCAATGGTTTGCATGTCGAGGACCGGCTACCCGGTCCTCGACATGAAGTGAGTTAGCCCGCAACCGCCGCATTCAGCCTTGCACCGATGGAGGTGAAGACTCCGGTGATGGAAGTGGCAAGCGATTGCAGCGTGGCCACTGCGGCGAGACCGACGAGCGAGGCGACCAGTGCGTACTCGATGAGATCCTGACCGGACTCATCGGCAAGAAATGCGGACACAAGACTCTTATTCATTTTCATTTCATCCCCCTTGGATGTCCTACCTGTTTTACAGCGCTTACCCGAAGTAGTTGCCGCAACCCAAACAACCTCAAAGTATGTGGAAGCGGTTGCGACATCCCCATAAAAACATAAAAAAAATAGGTTGCAACACCCGTCCGCAATTTCATCCCGGTTTCAATATCACTCGTGATATCACCCCTTGCACTCAGGTAATTGGCGCGCAGATATTGGTGAAGCGGGAGTATCACCACAGGAAAACGAACTCGCTTACATCCGTGTATGCGGAGTAAGTCGACGCCCATCCAGGCTTCATCGAAGGGAGAAAGAACGCATGACGCGATTCGCAGGGTCGATACAGAACGAGTGTGCAATGGGGCTGTTCTCCTCACCGGCTGGAGCAGGAGAGGCCGTCCACATCTCTCCTGTGGCCCTCACGCTCGTTCTTGCTCTCTTCGTGGCATCGTTCCTCGTCCTGGTTGCCGTCATCCAGCAACGCAGCACATCCAAGCGTAAGAAAGAGCTCGCTCAGACCGAAGATCGTCACCGCATGCAAACAGTGCTCACGGAGCAGAAGGTCACACGTCAGCAAAACGACGCTCTCGCCGAAG
This window harbors:
- a CDS encoding A24 family peptidase, coding for MSIDKDLIYPVFAVVCGLAAAVTDIRSRKIPNSLTGSALIAGLCLHLSLDGWRGLLSSLAAALIAGSIFLFFYVAGGMGAGDVKLIAAASALVGLGNTAPLLIFTTLAGGVMGLVLAAIHGRLLATLRNMLRLAVHHREEGLTPHPELNVSNPATLRLPYGIAIAAGCLLTLYTSTIRGFGL
- a CDS encoding Flp family type IVb pilin; translation: MNKSLVSAFLADESGQDLIEYALVASLVGLAAVATLQSLATSITGVFTSIGARLNAAVAG